Proteins encoded in a region of the Oscillospiraceae bacterium MB24-C1 genome:
- a CDS encoding transposon-transfer assisting family protein, with translation MNVCFNLEELALMGAYNPENGRLAMINTLTEELTFTGDVLVAETTRSALAKLHTISDAEYSSQNFMLAKVLE, from the coding sequence ATGAATGTATGCTTTAATCTGGAAGAATTGGCTCTAATGGGCGCATATAACCCCGAGAACGGCCGTTTGGCCATGATTAACACCCTGACTGAAGAGTTGACCTTCACGGGCGACGTGCTGGTTGCAGAAACGACCAGAAGCGCATTGGCCAAACTGCACACCATTAGTGATGCAGAATACAGCAGTCAGAATTTTATGCTGGCCAAGGTATTAGAGTAA
- a CDS encoding DUF6273 domain-containing protein — MKRILKRAASALVSLVVVVSVFSLLPVKANAATALADYPVGTVFKIKEDGTYQDWILVSHDYLSSGNQLLMRKNTIYYATPMKEYRRYFYTSDGSSNEWYYRPIYKGSALETYLNNSFKSLLNSNIQNMLITVNVPTTVPGNMTKPDGVEIWPATNTTTSNKVFILSANELFGDWVGGGNYISFFNTDARRASDKDYYVRDIDRVESYSHRNYYIKANGTIYWIKPSNWSNARLNYRPCIVLPSTTIVGTSNQIDGIITPSTPTVSVSSTWATNNTATLSATNATHYAITTTNVAPSSGWQTSNVFTLTGNGNYYAWARSATNTVSASKSFIVSKVDATKPTVSSVAVPTTWGTSNTVTISASDNASGIAAYAVTTGGTSAPVSGWQTSNSFTFSANATYYAWVKDQAGNISEGYKFTIDKIDDIAPFVNKVDMPTDWGTSAGITIQAQDIGSGIAEYAVATSSTAPTGGWQKASSFTLTANGTYYAWVKDNVGNTASQQFKVTTVDTTSPSISYVTVPSGWGVTSTVTISASDSASGLAAYAISTIGEVPATGWQASKNIEITANGTYFAWARDNVGNVSARYEFVISKVDSTKPTVTLVSVPDEWATTSKVTLSASDLGDSGLSAYAVSITDTAPGSGWQSGTSFTLAANGSYYAWAKDAAGNISDSYEFTVSKVDTDRPTVASVEIPTTWGMSSTVTVNGSDDTSAIAAYAVTTGGTSAPSSGWQISQQFTFSANGTYYAWVKDQAGNVSLSGYEFQIAKIDLSDPVISSIAIPTDWTTEAKITINAADADTSITAYALTSSSTAPAGGWQDSRSFTITTNGTYYAWVKDGVGNTAYKSFSFSKIDSTMPTISSVSVPTSWGAANTVTVSATDTGSGVAAYAVTSTNVAPSTGWQTSKNVEVTANGKYYAWAKDAVGNVSAGYEFTISKVDSGKPVVGTVTVPDAWATSSTISISASDDASGVATYAVTTTNTAPSTGWQGGSNFTLTANGTYYAWAKDAVGNVSEGYKFTVTKVDTDKPIVDSVSVPTAWGGSSTVAISASDTASGIAAYAITTSGSAAPGSGWQESNRFTFSMNGTYYAWAKDVAGNISAGYAFTVDRIDNTVPDITEITVPSDWATSAEITIKAADTQTGVAAYALTKSSTVPASGWQTDSSFTITANGTYYAWAKDGAGNTASKQFTFSKIDVTGPTISSVGVPSSWNSTSAITITATDAASGVTSYAVTSTNTAPTTGWQTEKTFEITTNGTWYAWAKDAVGNISAGYEFSVSKIDTTKPVVSAVTVPDAWATNNAVSINASDDASGINTYAVSSTNSVPSTGWQTGNSFTLTSNGTYYAWAKDAAGNVSAGYAFTVNRIDTTKPTVTSVTVPTAWGSNSTVTVEATDAESSVAAYAISSTDTVPSSGWQASSKFTIAANGTYYAWAKDQAGNVSVSYKFTVDKIDSIAPSILGVILPEDWTATAKISIVATDAETGIAGYALTRSLAAPTDGWQTSPDFTATANGTYYAWVKDQAGNTAYKYFYFNKIDTTAPNVNSVSVSTSWGTSNMVTISASDAASGVAAYAVTSTNTAPLDGWQTSKSVEVSGNGTWYAWTKDNVGNVSTGYEFTVSKVDSIKPVVSAAAVPEEWATSAKMTITASDEGGSGLSAYAVTSTNVAPATGWQSGTGFTLTANGSYYAWAKDAAGNISNGYQFTINKIDTTKPAVDLVTIPTEWGPGSSITVKASDVGSGVAAYAVTKSGTAPTYGWQQSDSFMLDSNATYFAWAKDNVGNVSAGFEFTVSKVDSTKPVINDISIPTEWTVSGKVSISATDAETGIAGYALTKSSTAPTSGWQESPDFTVTENGTWYAWVKDGAGNTAYKSCSITKIDTTAPTVTYASVSTGWDASNTVTISANDAASGVAAYAVSTTDTAPTTDWQESKTLTVTGNGTYYAWAQDAVGNVSPGYKFTVSKVDSTKPVINAVAVSDEWATSAKVTLTAADEGGSGLATYAVTNSDAAPATGWQTGSSFTLTANGTYYAWAKDGAGNVSGAYKFTVSRVDTDKPVVDSVNIPTDWAMSGTVTITASDTGSGIAAYAVTTGGSSPPVSGWQQSNSFTFSANGKYYAWVKDIAGNVSASGFEFVLGKIDRTKPTITEVIMPENWTGTAQITIMATDEETGIAAYAITANSTTPKDNAWQDSSVFTLAANGTYYAWAKDGAGNMAYQYIYSNKLDKGAPEITGIRFNNANTVVTVSATDTVSGVKCIYIGETAFNGGYVQYQIPDGTHYLTIYAEDNAGNKTEQQTVRVPGWFDVLDTLTIETVTFDPDIKTATITAATTKTEIAGVYVNNKLCAGNPAVFTVNGAQYLEMQVVDVNGDRSAVYRQRVPGWAEEVNSLAITDCEFSYDNTTAVITAAETPAEGVAPRGITRIEINGEFFDGNPVAYSIPEGTRHLEMRAYNTDGDYSPLLIRRVPGWSEIVSTITISSVEFSDYNTRATVTALATGGDSVTGIFINDVYYEGNPVVYKIGKDVDTLHVQAVNPNGDLSAMVNKAVPKSTVKSTLKLTIEAPEWTSANRAKVKITAGDSIGLKAIMAKTGEDDDWTDVTSSRYIWISEDTTVYASVENEDGTVKETSLDIVCFDRAAPTVTAAQQDKVVNIRAEDKKSGVKAIYVNNVEYNGSKIYGGNLTYTIPEGTTTVAVKAVDEAGNASEMLELPVRTTVTAVPGIIAPSQPAPVTPPPDPEPAAIPDPEPEPEPEPVPEPEVEEAPQEEPKAAGMTTEKMVALAAGAFTLSSAGTIGGLWWLRRKRLLAEVVPDFDPKFRKVYDESEFHGTKDPLGSNVTEVEFNRKIS, encoded by the coding sequence ATGAAAAGAATCTTGAAACGAGCAGCTAGCGCCCTGGTGTCGTTGGTGGTGGTAGTCTCAGTGTTTTCGTTGCTACCTGTTAAGGCGAACGCCGCTACCGCACTGGCAGATTACCCGGTCGGGACGGTATTTAAAATCAAAGAGGATGGTACTTATCAGGACTGGATATTGGTCAGCCACGACTATTTATCCTCCGGCAATCAGCTTTTAATGCGAAAAAACACAATATACTATGCAACTCCTATGAAGGAATACAGAAGATACTTCTATACTAGTGATGGCTCTTCTAATGAATGGTATTACAGACCAATATACAAGGGCTCGGCTCTTGAAACGTATTTAAATAATTCTTTTAAATCACTGCTTAACAGCAATATTCAAAATATGCTTATAACTGTAAATGTCCCAACTACTGTACCTGGAAATATGACTAAACCGGATGGTGTAGAAATATGGCCTGCCACCAATACAACTACATCAAATAAGGTGTTTATACTATCTGCAAACGAGTTATTTGGGGATTGGGTAGGGGGAGGCAATTATATTAGTTTTTTCAATACGGATGCTCGGAGAGCATCTGATAAGGACTATTATGTTAGAGATATTGATAGAGTAGAATCATATTCGCACAGAAATTATTATATCAAGGCAAATGGAACTATATATTGGATTAAGCCAAGTAACTGGAGTAATGCTAGATTGAATTATCGCCCATGCATAGTTCTTCCTTCCACTACCATTGTTGGCACGAGCAATCAAATCGACGGTATCATCACGCCATCAACGCCTACGGTATCGGTATCTAGCACCTGGGCGACCAACAATACGGCTACTCTTTCAGCCACCAACGCAACGCATTATGCTATCACAACCACAAACGTTGCGCCATCCTCTGGCTGGCAGACCAGCAACGTGTTTACTCTGACTGGCAACGGCAATTACTATGCTTGGGCGCGCAGCGCAACCAATACGGTGTCTGCATCAAAAAGCTTTATCGTATCGAAGGTGGATGCCACAAAGCCTACGGTCAGTTCTGTGGCTGTGCCGACGACATGGGGCACCAGCAATACTGTCACGATCTCGGCAAGTGACAACGCCAGCGGTATCGCGGCCTATGCGGTCACGACGGGCGGCACTTCCGCACCGGTATCCGGCTGGCAAACGAGCAACAGCTTTACATTCTCGGCGAATGCCACCTATTATGCCTGGGTAAAAGATCAAGCGGGGAATATTTCAGAAGGCTATAAATTTACGATAGATAAAATTGATGATATCGCCCCATTTGTTAATAAGGTGGACATGCCCACCGATTGGGGAACATCGGCAGGAATCACCATACAGGCGCAGGATATTGGCAGCGGCATCGCGGAATATGCTGTCGCGACCAGTAGCACAGCACCGACAGGAGGATGGCAAAAAGCCAGTAGCTTCACGCTGACTGCCAACGGTACCTATTACGCATGGGTTAAGGACAATGTTGGAAATACCGCATCGCAGCAATTTAAAGTTACCACAGTGGACACCACGTCCCCATCCATAAGCTACGTCACGGTGCCGTCTGGCTGGGGCGTAACTAGCACGGTGACTATATCGGCAAGTGACAGCGCCAGCGGCCTTGCTGCTTATGCCATAAGCACCATCGGTGAAGTACCGGCCACGGGCTGGCAGGCCAGTAAAAATATTGAGATTACCGCCAATGGTACTTATTTCGCGTGGGCGAGGGACAATGTCGGCAATGTCTCGGCGCGGTATGAATTTGTTATTTCCAAGGTGGACAGTACCAAACCCACCGTTACACTGGTTAGCGTACCGGATGAATGGGCGACAACCAGCAAAGTAACGCTTTCAGCATCAGATCTGGGAGACAGCGGGCTTTCAGCTTATGCGGTCAGCATTACGGATACGGCACCCGGCTCCGGCTGGCAATCCGGCACCAGCTTTACACTGGCCGCCAACGGCAGCTATTACGCCTGGGCTAAGGATGCCGCAGGGAATATCTCCGATAGCTATGAATTCACGGTGAGCAAAGTCGATACAGACAGGCCGACCGTGGCCTCGGTGGAGATCCCCACAACCTGGGGCATGAGTAGTACTGTCACTGTCAACGGATCGGATGACACAAGCGCTATTGCGGCTTATGCCGTCACTACAGGCGGTACTTCTGCACCATCCTCCGGCTGGCAGATCAGTCAACAGTTTACATTTTCGGCTAATGGCACCTATTACGCGTGGGTCAAGGATCAGGCCGGTAATGTCTCGCTCTCTGGATATGAGTTTCAAATCGCAAAGATAGATCTCTCTGATCCGGTCATATCGTCGATTGCTATACCAACCGACTGGACAACCGAGGCGAAAATCACGATTAACGCGGCTGATGCCGACACCAGCATCACAGCCTATGCGCTGACAAGCAGCAGTACGGCTCCGGCTGGCGGCTGGCAGGATAGCAGAAGCTTTACCATCACAACGAATGGCACCTATTACGCCTGGGTCAAGGACGGCGTTGGAAACACCGCTTATAAGTCCTTTTCCTTCAGCAAGATTGACAGTACAATGCCGACCATAAGTTCTGTGTCGGTACCCACAAGCTGGGGTGCAGCAAACACCGTAACCGTTTCGGCCACCGACACCGGCAGCGGTGTAGCTGCTTACGCTGTCACCAGCACAAATGTGGCACCCTCCACCGGCTGGCAAACCAGCAAGAATGTAGAGGTCACCGCCAACGGCAAGTATTACGCCTGGGCAAAAGATGCAGTTGGCAATGTCTCAGCGGGTTATGAATTCACGATTAGCAAGGTAGATAGTGGTAAGCCGGTTGTCGGCACTGTCACAGTCCCGGATGCATGGGCAACCAGCAGCACTATTTCGATCAGCGCGTCCGATGACGCCAGCGGCGTGGCTACATACGCGGTGACAACAACCAATACAGCACCCTCCACCGGCTGGCAAGGCGGCAGTAACTTCACACTCACTGCCAACGGCACTTACTACGCTTGGGCAAAGGATGCTGTCGGCAATGTTTCGGAAGGGTATAAGTTCACCGTTACCAAGGTGGATACCGATAAGCCCATTGTTGATTCGGTTAGCGTACCCACCGCATGGGGTGGTAGCAGTACCGTGGCGATCTCAGCCAGCGATACGGCCAGCGGAATTGCGGCCTACGCCATCACCACAAGCGGAAGCGCCGCCCCGGGGTCAGGTTGGCAGGAAAGTAATCGCTTCACCTTCAGCATGAATGGCACCTATTACGCTTGGGCCAAGGATGTTGCGGGGAATATCTCGGCCGGATACGCCTTTACGGTTGATAGAATCGACAACACCGTCCCCGATATAACTGAGATAACCGTCCCGTCCGACTGGGCAACCAGCGCCGAAATCACGATCAAGGCAGCAGACACACAGACCGGCGTCGCGGCCTACGCCCTGACCAAGAGCAGCACCGTCCCGGCGTCGGGCTGGCAGACGGACAGCAGCTTTACCATCACGGCCAATGGCACCTATTATGCGTGGGCGAAGGACGGCGCAGGCAACACCGCTTCAAAACAATTTACCTTCAGCAAGATTGACGTCACAGGGCCAACAATCAGCTCTGTCGGTGTACCTTCAAGCTGGAACAGCACCAGCGCCATTACAATTACGGCCACCGACGCCGCCAGCGGCGTAACATCGTATGCGGTGACAAGCACCAATACCGCACCGACAACCGGTTGGCAAACAGAAAAAACATTTGAAATAACCACTAACGGTACTTGGTACGCCTGGGCGAAGGATGCTGTTGGCAATATCTCGGCGGGTTATGAGTTTTCCGTCAGCAAGATTGATACCACCAAACCGGTGGTCAGTGCTGTTACAGTACCCGATGCATGGGCAACAAACAACGCTGTTTCAATCAATGCTTCTGACGATGCCAGCGGCATCAATACATACGCAGTCAGCAGCACGAACAGCGTACCATCCACAGGCTGGCAAACGGGAAATAGTTTTACGCTGACCAGCAATGGTACCTATTACGCTTGGGCGAAGGATGCCGCGGGTAATGTTTCGGCCGGTTATGCCTTCACGGTCAACCGAATTGATACCACAAAGCCGACTGTCACCTCGGTAACTGTCCCCACCGCGTGGGGGTCAAACAGTACCGTAACGGTTGAAGCCACCGACGCCGAAAGTAGTGTAGCAGCATATGCGATTAGCAGCACCGATACCGTCCCGTCCAGCGGGTGGCAAGCCAGCAGTAAATTTACAATAGCTGCAAACGGTACCTATTACGCGTGGGCAAAGGATCAGGCTGGCAATGTGTCGGTGTCCTATAAATTCACAGTGGATAAGATTGACAGCATTGCACCGTCCATCCTGGGCGTCATTCTTCCGGAGGATTGGACAGCGACAGCGAAAATCTCCATTGTGGCTACCGATGCCGAAACCGGAATCGCGGGTTACGCCCTCACCCGAAGCCTCGCCGCGCCAACAGATGGGTGGCAGACTTCACCGGATTTCACCGCCACGGCCAACGGTACTTATTACGCCTGGGTCAAGGATCAGGCCGGAAATACCGCGTATAAATACTTCTATTTCAACAAAATCGATACCACAGCGCCAAATGTCAACTCTGTTTCAGTGTCAACAAGCTGGGGGACTTCCAACATGGTTACGATTTCGGCTTCTGATGCGGCCAGCGGTGTGGCGGCCTACGCCGTCACCAGCACCAATACGGCCCCACTAGACGGCTGGCAGACCAGCAAAAGTGTGGAGGTCAGCGGTAACGGTACATGGTATGCGTGGACTAAGGATAACGTCGGTAACGTCTCAACAGGCTATGAATTTACCGTTTCCAAGGTGGATAGCATCAAACCTGTTGTCAGTGCAGCTGCAGTACCGGAAGAATGGGCTACCAGCGCAAAAATGACGATTACTGCGTCAGACGAAGGCGGCAGCGGCTTGTCGGCCTACGCTGTGACCAGCACCAACGTAGCACCTGCCACGGGATGGCAATCCGGCACCGGCTTTACGTTGACCGCCAACGGCAGCTATTACGCCTGGGCAAAGGATGCCGCGGGAAACATCTCAAACGGCTATCAATTCACCATTAACAAGATCGACACAACAAAACCCGCCGTGGATTTAGTGACCATCCCCACTGAATGGGGCCCGGGCAGCTCTATAACGGTCAAGGCCAGTGACGTGGGCAGCGGTGTAGCGGCCTATGCCGTTACAAAGAGCGGCACAGCCCCAACTTATGGCTGGCAGCAAAGTGATAGCTTCATGCTGGACAGCAACGCGACCTATTTTGCCTGGGCAAAGGATAACGTCGGCAATGTCTCAGCAGGTTTTGAATTTACGGTGTCCAAGGTGGACAGCACCAAGCCGGTGATCAATGATATTTCCATTCCAACCGAGTGGACAGTATCAGGGAAGGTATCCATTTCGGCTACCGACGCAGAGACCGGCATTGCGGGTTATGCGCTGACGAAGAGCAGCACCGCCCCGACATCTGGCTGGCAGGAATCCCCGGACTTTACCGTCACCGAAAATGGCACATGGTACGCATGGGTTAAGGATGGCGCGGGCAACACCGCCTATAAGAGCTGCTCCATTACCAAGATTGATACCACCGCCCCAACGGTTACTTATGCGTCGGTATCCACCGGATGGGACGCGTCGAACACCGTGACTATATCGGCCAACGACGCCGCCAGTGGCGTCGCCGCCTACGCTGTCAGCACCACCGACACAGCACCCACCACCGACTGGCAGGAAAGCAAGACACTCACCGTAACAGGTAATGGTACTTATTATGCCTGGGCGCAGGACGCTGTGGGCAATGTCTCGCCGGGATACAAATTCACGGTCTCGAAGGTGGACAGCACCAAGCCGGTGATTAACGCCGTTGCGGTATCGGATGAATGGGCAACCAGTGCAAAAGTGACGCTTACAGCGGCAGACGAAGGCGGCAGCGGACTGGCGACCTACGCTGTGACCAACAGCGACGCAGCCCCCGCCACCGGCTGGCAAACCGGCAGCAGCTTCACACTGACAGCGAATGGCACCTATTACGCGTGGGCAAAGGACGGCGCGGGCAATGTGTCTGGAGCCTATAAATTCACAGTCAGCCGTGTGGATACCGATAAACCGGTGGTGGATTCGGTCAACATCCCGACCGATTGGGCCATGAGCGGCACCGTAACGATTACAGCAAGCGACACCGGCAGTGGGATTGCGGCCTATGCCGTTACAACGGGCGGCAGCTCCCCGCCGGTATCGGGCTGGCAGCAAAGCAATAGCTTTACCTTCAGCGCCAACGGCAAGTATTATGCCTGGGTTAAGGATATCGCGGGGAATGTCTCAGCTTCGGGCTTTGAATTTGTACTGGGCAAGATTGACCGCACCAAACCGACTATCACCGAAGTAATAATGCCGGAAAACTGGACGGGTACAGCTCAAATCACGATTATGGCCACCGATGAAGAAACGGGTATCGCAGCCTATGCCATCACTGCCAACAGCACCACGCCAAAGGATAACGCCTGGCAGGATTCCAGCGTTTTCACCCTTGCGGCCAACGGTACCTATTACGCCTGGGCAAAGGACGGCGCCGGAAATATGGCCTATCAGTACATCTATTCCAACAAGCTGGATAAGGGCGCGCCGGAGATCACCGGCATTCGCTTCAACAACGCAAATACGGTGGTCACGGTATCGGCCACCGATACAGTCAGCGGTGTCAAGTGCATCTATATCGGCGAGACTGCCTTTAACGGTGGCTACGTACAGTATCAGATTCCCGATGGAACACACTATCTTACCATCTACGCTGAGGACAATGCCGGGAATAAAACCGAACAACAGACGGTGCGTGTCCCGGGTTGGTTTGATGTACTCGACACGCTGACGATTGAGACTGTAACGTTTGACCCGGATATTAAGACCGCCACCATCACGGCGGCGACCACCAAAACCGAAATTGCGGGTGTCTACGTCAACAACAAGCTCTGCGCTGGAAACCCCGCGGTGTTCACCGTCAACGGTGCACAGTATCTGGAAATGCAGGTGGTGGATGTCAACGGCGACCGCAGCGCGGTATATCGTCAACGCGTACCGGGTTGGGCCGAGGAAGTCAACAGTTTAGCCATCACCGACTGCGAATTCTCCTATGACAATACGACAGCGGTTATCACAGCCGCCGAAACACCCGCGGAAGGGGTTGCCCCTCGAGGTATTACCAGAATAGAAATCAACGGCGAATTCTTTGACGGCAATCCTGTTGCCTATTCCATCCCAGAGGGAACGCGGCATCTTGAAATGCGCGCCTACAACACGGACGGCGACTACTCGCCGCTGCTGATCCGACGCGTGCCCGGGTGGAGCGAGATTGTCTCGACCATCACCATCAGCAGCGTTGAGTTTTCTGATTATAACACCCGCGCGACCGTCACGGCGCTGGCCACCGGGGGCGACAGTGTGACCGGCATCTTTATCAATGATGTGTACTATGAGGGCAATCCGGTTGTTTACAAGATCGGGAAGGACGTGGACACGCTGCATGTTCAGGCGGTGAATCCGAATGGCGACCTTTCCGCAATGGTCAACAAAGCGGTACCGAAAAGTACAGTAAAGTCCACGCTGAAGCTTACCATTGAAGCGCCCGAGTGGACAAGCGCCAACCGCGCTAAGGTCAAGATCACCGCAGGTGATAGCATCGGCCTGAAGGCGATTATGGCCAAGACTGGCGAGGATGACGACTGGACCGACGTGACCTCCAGCCGCTATATCTGGATTTCTGAGGACACGACCGTTTATGCATCGGTCGAAAACGAGGACGGTACAGTCAAAGAAACTTCCTTGGATATTGTTTGCTTTGATAGAGCCGCGCCGACCGTGACGGCCGCACAGCAGGATAAAGTGGTGAACATTCGCGCAGAAGATAAAAAGTCCGGCGTCAAGGCGATTTACGTCAACAACGTCGAATACAACGGCAGCAAGATCTACGGTGGCAACCTGACCTACACCATCCCAGAAGGTACCACCACCGTGGCGGTCAAGGCGGTTGATGAGGCAGGAAACGCCTCCGAAATGCTGGAACTGCCGGTGCGCACAACGGTAACAGCCGTGCCGGGCATCATCGCCCCGTCTCAACCGGCACCTGTTACGCCGCCGCCCGATCCTGAGCCTGCCGCCATCCCAGACCCGGAGCCTGAGCCGGAACCGGAACCCGTGCCAGAACCAGAGGTGGAAGAAGCACCGCAGGAAGAGCCTAAAGCCGCAGGAATGACCACTGAGAAAATGGTTGCACTGGCTGCCGGAGCCTTTACGCTTTCCTCTGCCGGCACCATTGGCGGATTGTGGTGGCTACGGAGAAAGCGCTTGTTGGCGGAGGTTGTGCCAGACTTCGACCCGAAATTCCGCAAGGTTTACGACGAAAGCGAATTTCACGGGACTAAAGATCCGCTGGGTTCTAATGTGACCGAGGTTGAATTCAACCGTAAAATATCCTGA
- a CDS encoding ArdC-like ssDNA-binding domain-containing protein has translation MSDATISQADKVKALTDQLKEGVQNVFSSGKYAEYLNTLSRFHRYSFRNSMLIYLQNPNATRVAGFNAWKTLGRGINKGEKGLQILAPSPYKITVDATHDENGNLLPEPVKKQVQRMAFKVTYVFDVSQTSGKELPELAHRLTGDVGKYDHLMAALQKISPYPIAFDEIARAGTNGFCDYEAQRIVIRKGVSQEQAVKTTVHEIAHALLHSNKTGPERDRQAFEVQAESVAYVVCQHFGIDSSQYSFGYVAGWSGSVQLEVLEQSLTVIQNGALQIIDSAEMELIERSKEIVLSEHAFDEDNYLHFVATVDNRDYEGLFRVHDPANGKSMQIVSIDYGYMHSAFEAQWDKLTESLREYSQVKYGELITREDPNLAARMRDIGQIPYYVDGFSEDFLMWKDIATGKTHGYDGWDLVASDLDNLNGLHQTELTEKMIAVGLEPYKDTSDKGQNTLAWLDTSTGEIINADNWQEVSDILTQRMHEDELYTLWQGETNDPRTQEWRSLLKPAEQTLVDKWDKAWGDDMKAVNAIVEENRTRHNARQHDMAR, from the coding sequence ATGAGCGACGCAACAATCAGCCAGGCCGATAAAGTCAAAGCACTCACCGATCAGCTGAAGGAGGGCGTACAAAACGTCTTCAGCAGCGGCAAATACGCTGAGTATCTGAACACCCTGTCCCGCTTTCATCGGTACAGCTTCAGAAATTCGATGCTAATTTATCTGCAAAATCCCAATGCCACGCGCGTGGCAGGTTTCAATGCCTGGAAAACGCTTGGGCGCGGCATTAACAAAGGGGAAAAGGGCCTGCAAATTCTGGCCCCTTCCCCCTACAAGATTACGGTTGATGCCACCCATGACGAAAACGGAAATCTACTGCCTGAGCCAGTGAAAAAACAAGTACAACGTATGGCGTTTAAGGTTACATATGTCTTTGATGTTTCCCAGACCAGCGGCAAGGAGCTGCCGGAGCTGGCACACCGGCTTACCGGTGACGTCGGCAAATACGACCACCTGATGGCAGCGCTGCAAAAGATATCCCCTTATCCGATTGCCTTTGACGAAATCGCAAGGGCTGGAACCAATGGTTTCTGTGACTACGAGGCGCAACGCATTGTGATCCGTAAAGGCGTCAGCCAAGAGCAGGCTGTTAAGACAACCGTACATGAAATAGCTCATGCGTTGCTGCACAGCAACAAGACCGGCCCGGAACGTGACCGTCAGGCATTTGAGGTGCAAGCCGAGAGCGTGGCTTATGTTGTCTGCCAGCACTTTGGAATTGATTCTTCTCAATATTCTTTCGGCTACGTCGCCGGGTGGAGCGGCAGTGTTCAGCTGGAGGTACTGGAGCAGTCGTTGACTGTGATTCAGAACGGCGCGTTGCAAATTATAGACAGTGCGGAAATGGAGCTGATAGAGCGCAGCAAAGAGATTGTTCTTTCTGAGCATGCTTTCGATGAGGATAACTATCTTCATTTTGTTGCAACGGTTGATAATCGAGATTATGAGGGACTATTCCGAGTCCATGACCCTGCCAACGGGAAATCCATGCAGATTGTCTCAATCGACTATGGGTATATGCACTCGGCCTTTGAAGCGCAATGGGATAAGTTGACTGAAAGCCTGCGTGAATATTCCCAGGTGAAGTACGGTGAGCTGATTACCCGAGAGGACCCCAATCTGGCCGCGCGAATGCGGGATATTGGACAGATCCCTTATTATGTTGATGGATTCAGCGAAGATTTCCTGATGTGGAAAGATATCGCAACAGGAAAAACACACGGTTATGATGGTTGGGATTTGGTGGCCAGTGATCTTGACAACCTAAACGGCTTGCATCAAACCGAGCTGACCGAAAAGATGATTGCGGTTGGGCTTGAACCCTACAAGGATACATCCGATAAGGGTCAAAACACACTGGCTTGGCTGGATACCAGCACGGGAGAAATAATCAACGCCGACAACTGGCAGGAGGTTTCGGACATTCTGACACAGCGCATGCATGAAGATGAACTCTACACATTATGGCAGGGCGAAACAAACGACCCCCGCACGCAGGAGTGGCGTAGTTTGCTAAAGCCTGCTGAGCAAACACTGGTCGACAAGTGGGATAAGGCTTGGGGAGACGATATGAAGGCCGTAAATGCGATAGTTGAAGAAAACAGAACGCGGCATAACGCCAGACAACACGATATGGCACGTTAG
- a CDS encoding single-stranded DNA-binding protein, which translates to MYSKTILIGRLTADPERKTTPQGTTLCNFRIAVERAYKGGDGNRKVDFINCVAWRNTGDFVAQHFHKGKAIGVEGTIETREFTDKEGVKRNTFEINVERPFFVGDSKKSDSQGSGE; encoded by the coding sequence ATGTATAGCAAAACCATTCTGATCGGGCGGCTTACTGCCGACCCGGAGCGAAAAACCACCCCGCAGGGAACGACGCTTTGCAACTTCCGAATTGCTGTTGAACGTGCCTATAAGGGCGGCGACGGTAACCGGAAGGTCGACTTTATCAACTGCGTCGCGTGGCGCAATACTGGAGATTTTGTGGCGCAGCATTTTCACAAGGGTAAAGCCATCGGTGTAGAGGGTACGATTGAGACCCGCGAATTTACCGATAAAGAGGGTGTTAAGCGAAACACCTTTGAAATCAACGTCGAGCGTCCCTTCTTTGTAGGAGATAGCAAGAAGAGCGACAGTCAAGGTTCAGGGGAGTAA